The region GTAAACGAGCGGCTGAAAAACATCTACGGCCCGAAGCACGCGCTCGTCATCGAAAGCGTGGAAGGGCAGGGGACCACAGTCAGCCTCAGCATACCCGCCACCGCCAGGGGGGTGGTCGCATGACGGCAGCCATCATCCGCGCCATGGTCATCGACGACGAAGAACCGGCCCGCAGTGAACTCCGTTACCTCCTCGAACAACACCCCGACGTTTGCATCGTTTACGAAACCGGCACCTTCCAGGACGCTCTCGCCGCCCTTCGCCAGACCAGACCTCATCTAGTCTTTCTTGATATCGAAATGCCGGGTATGAACGGCATCATCCTCGCCGAGAAAATTCAGGAAATCCTTCAGCCCCTGATCGTATTCGCCACCGCCCACGAGGAATTCGCGCACAAAGCCTTCGAACTCAACGCCGCCGACTACCTGCTCAAACCGTTCGCCCCCAAACGCGTCGCCCAATGCATCGAAAAAGTGCGTTCCCTGCTCAGCACCCGCGCCCCCGTCCCGGTCATCGGCAAAACCGGCGGCGATTTACCCCACCCCGGCGCGTGCCGGCAAAAGCTCGCCATCGAGCAGAACGGCAAAGCCCAAATCATCAACACCGCCGACATAATTGCCGCCACCAGCTCAGAAGGCCAGATAACGATCTACTGCGCCGCCAAAACCTATCAAGTCAACATGACCCTTCAGGATCTTCAGGCTAGGCTTGACGAAAGCCAGTTCTTCCGCAGCCATCGCGGTTACCTTGTCAACATCGAAAAAATCCGCGAAGTCATCCCCTGGTTCAACGGCACCTACAACCTCGTCATGGACGGCCTGGCGAGCGTAGAAATTCCCGTAAGCCGCCAACAGGCGCCTAAATTGAAAAAAATGTTCGGATTGTAAGAAAAGCATTTCATCCGATGAAATGTGCATTTCATCGGTATTTTTTTGCCGTTTATCGGGATAAACTTGCTGATCGGCCTTTAAGAAAGTTATTATAATTATGTAAATAAACTAACAATTTATATTACAACTATGAGGTGGAAGATGGAAAAAACTGTTCAGGACCGTTTGGTTGACCTTCCCGTGTTTTGGCAGGAAGTAGGTTTCGAACCTTGGTCCTGGAACGGGTTTGAGGGAATGAAACGCCGCGTTACCTTCAGGAAAGGCTCGCTGCTCGGCGAAGTCGCCCGCTACTACGCGGACGACTATATCGTCTGGCCTTTGCCGGCTCCTGGCGGCGATAAAACGATCCTCGAAAAGTGGCGGCCGGCGGACGAGGTAATGAGCCACCGCGTTCTCCTTCTTGACGGCCGGGCAAGCGGCAAGCCGCACAAAAAATACTTTCTCCTCGGTTTCCGGGGGTGGGTCGAGGTACTGTCATATCGTCTGGGCGACCCTGACGTGGACGGTTTTCACGACCTCATTTTCCTTGTGAATAAAGCCCGGGAATATGTTCTTAAGGCGGAAGGGGGGGAGCAGGTAAAACAAGAGTAAGGCGATCAATTCTTGTAGAGAGGTGATTTTCAAGTGTTAATGACGTTATTCCTCATCGCCGTTGTCATTTTCGTCGTGGCCTACAAAACTTACGGGGCCTATCAGAAAAAAATCTACGAACTTGACGACACCCGGGAAACTCCGGCCCAATGCATGTTCGACGGAATGGACTACTGTCCGGCCCATCCGGCGGTGCTCCTGGGGCACCACTTCTCGTCCATCGCCGGCGCCGGCCCGATCGTCGGTCCGATCGCCGCATCCGCGATGTTCGGCTGGCTGCCCGCCTACATCTGGGTCCTCATTGGCTCGGTGTTCTTCGGCGGCGTCCACGATATGGGCGCGGTAGTGGCCTCCATCAGGCACCGCGGCATGTCCATCGGCGAGGTCGTTTCCCAATGGATAGGCAAGAAAGGCAAGCGCCTGTTCCTGTGCTTCACCTGGCTGGCGCTCACCCTTGTCATTGCCGTCTTCCTCGAACTGGCGGCCCAGACCTTTGCCGCCGACCCCGCCGTCGCCTTCTCCGGCATTTTATACATTTTACTGGCGATGATCTTCGGCGTCGCCATCTACCGCTTCGGCATTTCCCTCAAAGTGGCGTCCATCATCATGGTGCCGATTATCCTCGGAGCGGTCTTCTTCGGTTCTTACAACCCCTGGGTCCAGTCCGCTTTCAAACTGGGCATCGACACCTGGCGCTGGATCCTCGTCGTCTACATCTTCGGCGCCTCCGTCCTGCCGGTATGGCTTCTCCTGCAGCCCCGCGACTATCTGGCCTCTTATCTGCTCTACTTCTCGCTCTTCATCGGCGCTGTCGGCATGCTGTTCGGTTCCCAGTTCGACATCAAACTGCCCGCATTCAAGGGCTTCACCAACGCCGGCGGCGAATTCCTCTGGCCGTTGCTGTTCGTAACCGTGGCCTGCGGCGCCATCTCCGGCTTCCACTCCCTCGTAGGCAGCGGCACCACATCGAAACAGCTTCGCAGAGAGAGTGACGCTGTCGCTATCGGCTACGGCTCGATGCTTGTGGAAGGCCTCGTGGCCGTCATCGCCATCGGCACCATCATGATCGCCGGCGGGATGCTCAAAGGCGGCCCCACCGTCGTATACGGCGCCGGCCTCGGCAAATTCTCCGCCCTCATCGGCATCGACCCCCGGGTCGGCACCTCGCTCGGCCTGCTGGCCCTCAACTCCTTCATTCTCACCTCGCTTGACACCGCGACCCGTCTGGCGCGCTACCAGCTTCAGGAGTTCTTCGACATGAAGCTCGACCGCTACACCGCCACCGCCATCGGCGTCGCCGTGGCCATCGGCCTGATCTTCTGGAAGACCGGCAACACGCCGGCCTGGAAGCTCATCTGGCCGGTGTTCGGCGCCTCCAACCAGCTCGTCGCCGCGCTGTCGCTCATGACAATCGGCGTCTGGGTGATGAAAGGGCTCAAGAAATCGGCCAACTTCGTCATGATCCCGATGGTATTCATGCTCGTCACCACTGTTGCCGCCCTGTTCCTGCTCATCAAGGCCAACCTGACCAACCCCATCATCTGCGGCATCAGCGTCCTGCTCCTCGTGCTGTCCATCCTGCTCGTCAAAGAAACGTGGTCTGTGCTGTCGAAGAAAGACGAGATACCTACTAAGCAAGCCTAAACCTTCAAGTTCCAAGGCGACAAGAACGGAAGTTTTTATCGCCAGCGGCGAAATCTGAAAGAAGTATTTCAACCGGTGAATTTTGTAATTCACCGGCTTTTTTTTGCTATTAAATGGGAATAACTTGCACTTTGATCTTTTGGAAAGTTATACTAAAAGCGGGATTTACAAATAATGAAAAAATCCGCATAGATAAATAACAGAATATTCTCTACAATACGAGGTGGGCAATGGACAAAAGCGGCGCCAAGCGGTTGGCCGATCTTCATCAACTGTGGCAGGAAGTGGGTTTCGAGCCCTGGACTTGGAACGGACTGGAGGGAATGAAACGCCGTGTTACCTTCCGGAAAGGCTCGCTGCTTGGCGAAGTCGCCCGCTACTACGCGGACGACCACATCGTCTGGCCGGCGCCGGTCCCTGGCGCCGAGAAAATGATCCTCGAAAAATGGCGGCCGGCGGACGAGGTAATGAGCCACCGCTTCCTCCTCCTCGACGACCAGGCAAGCGGCAAGCCGCAGAAAAAATATTTCTTCCTCGGCTTCCGGGGCTGGCTTGAAGTACTCGTACATCGGCCGGGCGACCCGGAAGTCGAAAACTTCCGCGATCTCGTCTTCCTTGTCAACAAAGCCTGGCAATATGCAGAAAGGCAGAAAGGGGGGGAGGCCGGCGGTATTACATGACGCGGCTGACCAAATATAACAAAAAAAGGGGTGATTTCAAGTGTTAATGACGTTATTCCTTATCGCCGTTGTCGTTTTCGTCGTGGCCTACAAAACTTACGGGGCCTATCAGAAAAAAATCTACGAACTTGACGACACCCGGGAAACTCCGGCCCAATGCATGTTCGACGGAATGGACTACTGTCCGGCCCATCCGGCGGTGCTCCTGGGGCACCACTTCTCGTCCATCGCCGGCGCCGGCCCGATCGTCGGTCCGATCGCCGCATCCGCGATGTTCGGCTGGCTGCCCGCCTACATCTGGGTGCTAGTCGGCTCGGTGTTCTTCGGCGGCGTCCACGACATGGGCGCGGTCGTGGCCTCCATCAGGCACCGCGGGTTGTCCATCGGTGAGGTCGTTTCCCAATGGATAGGCAAAAAAGGCAAGCGCCTGTTCCTGTGCTTCACCTGGCTGGCGCTCACCCTTGTCATCGCCGTCTTCCTCGAACTGGCGGCCCAGACCTTTGCTGCCGACCCCGCCGTCGCTTTCTCCGGCATTTTATACATTTTCTTGGCTATGATTTTCGGCGTCGCCATCTACCGTTACGGAGTCTCCCTCAAAGTAGCGTCCGTCATCATGGTGCCGATTATCCTCGGAGCGGTCTTCTTCGGTTCTTACAACCCCTGGGTCCAGTCCGCTTTCAAAATGGGTATCGACACCTGGCGCTGGATTCTCGTCGTCTATATCTTCGCAGCCTCCGTCCTGCCGGTATGGCTTCTCCTGCAGCCCCGCGACTATCTGGCCTCTTATCTGCTCTACTTCTCGCTCTTCATCGGCGCTGTCGGCATGCTGTTCGGTTCCCAGTTCGACGTCAAGCTGCCTGCTTTCACCGGCTTCACCAACGCTGGCGGCGAGTTCCTCTGGCCGTTGCTGTTCGTAACCGTGGCCTGCGGCGCCATCTCCGGCTTCCATGCCCTGGTTGGCAGCGGCACCACGGCTAAACAGCTCCGCAAAGAGAGCGACGCCGTCCTCATCGGCTATGGCTCGATGCTCACCGAAGGCCTCGTGGCCGTCATCGCCATCGGCACCATCATGATCGCCGGCGGGATGCTCAAAGGCGGCCCCACCGTCGTATACGGCGCCGGCCTCGGCAAATTCTCCGCCCTCATCGGCATCGACCCCCGGGTTGGCACCTCGCTCGGCCTGCTGGCCCTCAACTCCTTCATCCTCACCTCGCTCGACACCGCGACCCGTCTGGCGCGCTACCAGCTTCAGGAGTTCTTCGACATGAAACTCGACCGCTACACCGCCACCGCCATCGGCGTCGCCGTGGCCATGGGCCTGATCTTCTGGAAGACCGGCAACAAGCCTGTCTGGCTCCTTATCTGGCCGGTATTCGGCGCCTCCAACCAGCTCGTCGCCGCGCTGTCGCTCATGACCGTAGGCGTCTGGGTGATGAAAGGGCTCAAGAAATCGGCCAACTTCGTCATGATCCCGATGGTATTCATGCTCGTCACCACTGTTGCCGCCCTGTTCCTGCTCATCAAGGCCAACCTGACCAACCCCATCATCTGCGGCATCAGCGTCCTGCTCCTCGTGCTGGCGGTCCTGCTCGTCAAAGAGACGTGGTCCGTCCTGTCGAAGAAGGACCAGACACCGACTACCCCCGCCTAAAACAACCGGGTACCCGAAAACCGCTGCGAAGGCAGCGGTTTTCGGCATTTTCCGGAAAAACTCCGCGGAGACCGTTTAAAGCGGAACCGACACCGTTCGGATGGCAAATAGTACAATTGATGATAAACATATTGTCGTGCGATAAATCCACAGTTATACTTTGTGTAGCAAGAAAGCATTAAAGCGTCGCGTAAAAGGAGGAGGAGGCCAGTCATCGTTAGCGCCGTGGTTAACTGTATCTGCATTTAAAGCCTCAGACTACAAGGAGGAAAAGTTAACGTGGAAAAGATCAACTCGATCTGGCTGCTCATCGCGGCAGCCTGTGCCTTCGTACTAGCGTATCGCTACTACGGCGCCTTCATCGCCGCGAAGGTGCTCATGCTCAACGATGCCAACGTCACGCCGTCCCATCGCTGCAACGACGGTCGCGAGTATGTGCCGACCAACAAATGGGTCTTATTCGGTCATCATTTTGCCGCCATCGCCGGCGCCGGCCCGCTTGTGGGTCCGGTGCTCGCCTCCCAGTACGGCTGGGGGCCCGGCTTCGCCTGGATTCTGCTGGGCTCGATCTTTGCCGGCGCCGTCCACGACTTTATCATACTCTTCGCGTCGGTGCGTCACAACGGCCAGGGCCTGGCTACCATCGCCCGCAAAGAGGTCGGCCCCATCACCGGCTTCACCACCTCGATCGCCATCCTCTTCATCATCGTCCTCGCCATGGCCGGCCTGGGCATCGTCGTCGTCTTCGCGATGATGAAAAACCCATGGGGCGCCTTCACCCTCTTCATGACCATCCCCATCGCCATCGTCATCGGCCTCTACATGTTCAAAATCGCCCCCGGCTCGATCCGCTCGGGATCAGTCGTCGGCTTCCTGCTCGTCCTCGGCGCCGTCTTTGCCGGTCACTGGGTAATGCCTGGACAGGCCTGGGGAGGACTGGCCCCCTACTTCACCCTCACCCGCGAGCAGGTCTCCATCGCCCTGCCGGTTTACGGCTTCATCGCCGCCGTCCTGCCGGTATGGCTGCTCCTCGCCCCGCGCGATTATCTCAGCTCCTATATGAAGATCGGCACCGTCCTCGCGCTGGCACTCGGCATCCTCATCGTCCAGCCGACCGTCAACATGCCGATCACCACCCCCTTCACCGCCGGCGGCGGCCCCATCATCCCCGGCCCCGTCTGGCCGTTCGTCTTCATCACCATCGCCTGCGGCGCTATCTCCGGCTTCCACGCCCTCATCAGCTCGGGCACCACGCCCAAGATGATCGAGATGGAAAGCCAGGCCATGTTCATCGGCTACGGCAGCATGCTTGTTGAAGGCTTCGTTGCAATGATGGCCCTGATTTCCGCCGTCGTAATGTATCCCGGCGACTTCTTCGCCATCAATACCCTTGCCCCCGTTTACGCCAAGGTGCAGGCCATCTTCCCGACCGTCGAGATCAAACAACTTGAGGAACTCGTCGGCATCCAGGTCATGCATCGCCCCGGCGGCGCCGTTTCCTTAGCCGTCGGCATGGCCCACATCTTCTCGAGCATCGGCGGCATGAAGAGCCTCATGAGCTACTGGTACCAGTTCGCTCTCATGTTCGAGGCCCTCTTCATCCTCACAACCATCGACGCCGGCACCCGCGTAGGCCGATACATCCTCCAGGACGTTCTCGGCACCTATGTCTACCCGCCTCTCAAGGAAACCGGCTGGTGGCCCGGCATCTTCTTTACCGGCGCCCTCGTAAGCCTAAGCTGGGGCTACCTCCTCTACACCGGCAACGTAAGCACCATCTGGCCGATGTTTGGGGTCGCAAATCAGCTTCTGGCTGTCATCGCCCTGGCCCTCGGCACAACCATCATCCTCAAACTTGCCAAAAACAAGACCTATGCCTTGATTACCATCGCGCCGCTGGCTTTCCTGTCCGTCACCGTAATTTCGGCCGGCGCCATGAACATCGGCAACTACCTCAAACTGGGAACCTTCAATGGCAACCTCATGGCGGCCCTCAGCATCGTTCTCATCGTCATGGTCGCCATTATCATTCTCGACTCCCTCCGCGTTTGGCTGCGTCTCTTCGGCACCGCCAAGCCGGAAGGCATGAACACCGATACTCCGGTTGTATGTCAGTTCGGCGAAACGCGGCCCAATATCCCCAGCTAAATAAAATTAGAGAAGAAGGTCTGCGTCGACGGCGCGGACCTTCTTCTTTGATAATTAAAATCTGCCGGGAAAAGGAATTATATTAAAAGTGGACGAATACCAATAAAAAACCATTCCCCTGGAGGCCAATCGTGAAGATCCTGCTTGCCGAACACCGCGGCTTCTGCTACGGCGTCGAGCGGGCCGTCGCCATGGCCCGCGGCTGTGCCGACCGGCCGGGCAAAGCCGCCACCCTCGGCCCCATCATCCACAACCCCCAGCTTGTCGCCCGGCTGGCAGCCGAGGGCGTCGGCACCGTCGACAACCTCGACGACATAAAAGGGGACACCGTTATCATCCGCTCTCACGGCGCCCCTCCGGAAACTTATCGCCAGGCGGCCGCCAAAAACCTCACCGTCGTCGACGCCACCTGCCCCCACGTCAGAAAGGCCCAGACGGCTGCCCGCGATCTCCGGGAAAAAGGCTACAGAGTGGCCGTGGTGGGGGAGAGGGGTCACCCCGAAGTTAACAGCATCGTCGCCTGGGCAGGCGACGGCACGGTCGTCATCGAAACCGAGGAAGAAGCGGCCGGCTTGCCGGCGGTTCCGCGCCTGGGAATAGTATCCCAGACCACCTTTCCGCCCGGCCGGTTCGACGGCATCGTCGACATCCTGAAAACCGGAGCCGCCGACATCCAGGTGAACAAAACCATCTGCACCGCCACCGAACAGCGCCAGCAGGCGGCCGTGGACCTTGCGGCCCGCGTGGACGTCATGGTAGTCGTCGGCGGGCGCGGCAGCGCCAACACCACCCGCCTCGCCCAACTATGCCAAGAGGCAGGCAGCAGGGTGTATCACATAGAAACAGCAGCTGAACTGGACCCCGAGTGGTTCAGGGGAGCGGAGGCGGCTGGCATAACCGCCGGCGCATCCACCCCCGAATGGGTTATTGAGGAGGTATATCGGAAAATGCAAGAGTTCGATCAAGCAATGGAGCAAGAAATCCGCCAGATTGAGAAGGGCAGCATCGTCAAAGGGAAAGTGGTAAGGGTCAGCGACGACGAAGTATTCGTCGACATCGGCTATAAAGCCGAAGGCGTCATCCCGCTCGCCGAGCTCGCCTTCCCGCAGCCCGCCAAAGCGGAAGAAGCCGTCAAAGAAGGCGACGAAATCGACGTCTGCGTCCTCGACGACGACAGCAGCGAAGGAGCCATTAAACTCTCCAAAGTCCGCGCCGACAGCGTCATCGCCTGGGATAAACTGGAAAATGCCCAAAATTCACATCAACCGGTCGAAGGTAAAGTAACTGAAGCTGTGAAAGGCGGTCTATCGGTGGCCGTTTTCGGCGTGCGGGGCTTTATTCCCGCCTCCCAGGCCGACTTGCGGTATGTCGAGGACCTCAGTATATTTGCCGGACAGACCCTTTCTGTTTTGCCGATCGAAGTAGACAGGGAGAAAAAGCGGGTCGTTCTTTCCCGGCGCGCCGTTCTCGAGGAAGAGCGCCGCCGCAGCGAAGCGGAAGCCTTCGCCCGCTTCCAGCCCGGACAGACCGTCCACGGCACGGTTCGCCGCCTCGCCGACTTCGGCGCCTTCGTGGATATTGGCGGCGTCGACGGGCTGATCCATATCTCCGACCTTTCCTGGCACAGGGTCAAAACAGCCTCTGAAATCGTCAACGTCGGCGACGAAGTCGATGTCGTCATCCTGAAGCTCGACCCGGCGACCAGGAAAATTTCCCTCAGTCTCAAGGCCTCGCAGCGCGATCCCTGGTTCGACGTCGCCGAAACCCTCGTCGTCGGCAGCGTTGTCGCCGGCAAAGTAACCAAAACTTCCAAATTCGGCGCCTTCGTCGAAGTAGCCCCGGGCGTCGAAGGCCTTGTCCATATTTCCGAACTCGACGACCGCCGGGTCGAAAAGGCTGAAGAAGTGGTAACCGCCGGCCAGGAAGTCAACGTCAAAATTCTCGGCGTGGACAAAAAGGCCAAGCGCATTTCCCTCAGCATCGCCCAGGCCAAGCAAGATCGCGACCGGGCAGAATACAGCCACTACATCCAAGACAGCGGCAAGGGGCTGGGCTTCACCATCGGCGACAAGCTCGGCCATCTCTTCAAACGAGAAGACTGAAGGGTTGTGGACGTGTGCGCCAATCGCGCAAACTCGACCATCTCAAATATTCCCTTGCACTTACTGACGGACCTGCGGCAAACGGGTTCGCCGATTTCTCCCTCGTCCACAACTGTCTGCCGGGGCTGGCTTTTTCGACCATCGAGCTGGCCACGACAGTCGCCGGCGTCTCCCTGCGCCATCCCGTAATCATCAACGCCATCACCGGCGGCGCCGCCGACGTCACCGCCATCAACGCGCAGCTCGCCGAGCTGGCCAGGAGAACCGGCGCCGCCATGGCCGTCGGCTCCCAGTACGCCGCTCTCGAAAACCCGGCGGTAAGCGAATCCTATCAGGTCGTCCGTTCCGTCAATCCCGACGGCGTACTGTTCGCCAATCTCGGCGCCCATGCCACCCCGGACCAGGCTGTCCGGGCTGTGTCTATGATCGGTGCCGACGCCATCCAGATTCATCTCAACGCCGCCCAGGAACTCGCCATGCCCGAAGGCGACCGCGACTTCGGCGGCTACCTCGAAAACATCGCCGCCATAGTAGCTGTCAGCCCAGTACCCGTCATCGTCAAAGAAGTCGGTTCCGGTGTCGCCCGCGAGCAGGCCACCGCTCTCGTGGCTGCCGGCGTAAAAGCTATCGATACCGGCGGCGCGGGAGGCACAAACTTCGTCGCCATCGAAGCTGCCCGCGGTTCGGCTGAGTTGCCGGCCGAAACCCTCGCCTGGGGGATACCGACCGCCGTCAGCGCCGTTGAAGTTGTTTCCGTTCTCCCTCCATCCGTCGACCTCATAGTATCCGGCGGCATTCGCAGCCCTCTGGACGCCGTCAAAGCCCTGGCCCTCGGCGGGCGGGCAGTCGCCATCGCCACCCCGGCCATCAGGTTGCTGCGGGAAAGAGGCCTGCGCGAAGCCGTCGCCTGGTTCGAATCGTTCCTTAGCGAGATCCGCCGCTACATGCTGCTAGTCGGGGCGGGGGAAATCGCCAACCTTGCGGACGTCCCGGTGGTTATAACCGGCAAGAGCAGGGAATGGCTAACCCAAAGAGGAATCGACACCACATGTTTTGCCCGCCGCACCCGGTGTTAGTATAATCGCCTGCCATAAAAGCATGGTCTCCGGACCATGCTTTTGCATGTTTATCCTCCGCCCAGGGCAAGCTAAATGCGTATCGCCATCATCCTGGATGTGAGGTGAAAAACCACAATGAGTTTGCCGGTAGGAATGATACTGCTCCTCGTTGTCGGCGTGTTGGTCTATTTCGGTCTGGCCCAGCGCCTGCTCGACCGCATGCGGCTCACCGACAAGCAAGCCCTGCTCTTCATCGGCGCCATAGTAGTCGGCAGCTTCGTAGACATTCCACTGATGCGCGCCCCCTCCGAACTGAGCGTCAATCTTGGCGGCGCCCTGATCCCCGCGGTCTTCTCGCTCTGGCTGTTGGCAACCGCCGACGAAACGGCCGAAAGGGTGCGGGCGATAATTGCCAGTGTTCTCGTTGCCGGAGCGGTCATGCTTGGTTCCCTGTACCTTCCCTATGAGCCGGAAAATATGTTCCTTGACCCCAAACTAATCTACGGCATCGCCGCCGGCCTCATCGCCTACATTGCCGGCCGCTCCCGCCGCGCCGCGTTCATCGGCGGGATACTAGGCATAATCCTTAGCGACATCGCCCACTTCGTCACCATAACCCGCGCTGGTATTCCGGGCACCACCGCCATCGGCGGGGCAGGGGCGTTCGATGTCGTCATCATTGCCGGCCTTGTTGGCGTAATGGTGGCCGAACTGGTCGGCGAAACGCGCGAACGGCTGCAGGGCGGACCTGTTCTCGGCCCCAACCGCCCCGAAGGACTCTACGAATTCAGCAAAGAGCTGGGGCACCACGGCAAGCACAAGAAGGATAAATCGCTCACAGCTTCCCAAAAAACCGAACAGCAGGACGGGGGGGAAGACCGTGAATAGGTTGGTACTCGTCGCGGCAATTGTTATCGGTTGCCTTGTCATGGTTCCCGCCCAGGCGCATGAGCGTAACGACGGCGGCTACTACACCATCGTCGACGAACTCGGAAGGCCTGTATTCATGACCGGCTGGAAAGTCAACGTCGGCGACCAGTGTCTTACTACTGACAACAAACGTTACGAAGTAACCGGCATCAGCGGCGACACCGCCCACGCCAAATTTATCGGCGAGGTCAACCTCAGCGCCTACGCGCCTTCCGCCCCCGTGCGCAACCATGCCTTCGCCGTCCATCTCGCCCCCAGGGTCGCCAGCGCCCAGGGCAATAAAGTCGCCATCTACCACACCCACTCCGACGAATCGTACGTCCCTACCGACGGCAAGGAAAGCATCCTCGGCAACGGCGGCATCTTCAAAGTGGGCCAGGCCTTCGGCGAAGCCCTCAAAGCCCAGGGCTTGCAACCCATCATCTCCAACGCAAAGCACGACCCGCATGACAACATGGCCTATGAGCGTTCCCGCCGCACCGTAGCCGATCTACTCAAACAACAGCCGGCGGCCGTCTTCGACGTCCACCGCGACGCCCTGCCAGCCGAAGGCTACGCCACCAAAATCAACGGCCAGGAGATGACAAAAGTTCAATTGGTCGTCGGCAAGTACGGGCCGACCGGCAAACAAATTGAAGATTACGCCCTCAAGATCAAGGCTGCCGCCGACCAGAAGCATCCCGGCCTGATCAAAGGCATATTCTTCGCCAAGGGCGGAGACTACAACCAGGATCTCCACCCGCGTTCCATGCTGCTTGAAGTTGGCTCCCACACCAACAGCCGTGCAGAGGCCGAGAAAGGCATCGCCCTGTTTGCCGACGCCATACCCGCCGTCTTGGGGCAGACAGGAGGGCAACCCGGTACGCCCGCCGGCGCCACCGGCCTGGGTACTCAGCAAGCCGGCCCTTCAGGCGCCAGTAAGTCGATCGGCTGGATCGTCGCCCTGCTTGTAATAGGCGTCATTGCCTTCCTGTTCATCAGCACCGGTGGCGTCAAAGAAGCCGGCGCAAAGCTTAAGCGCTTCACCACCACCGAATTCGCCAACTTCCTCGGACCGAAAATCGGGCGCAAACAGCGGCGGGACGACCGGGACGACGAAGGCGACGATTCCCGATGAACGTCATCTATCACGCGCGGCGGCCATTTTTGCCACAACTGGCCTGCGCCCTTCACCTCGGCCTTGAAAATGAGGCCGAGCCTTTTTTGCCCGAGAGCCGCGCTCACGACTGGCAGGCGGAACCCCTCCTGATCGCCGGCCCTGACGCAACCGGCGCCACCGTATGCTGCCTTGCGCATGGGCGCTACCGCGGGCTGTATCGCCGGGCGCTAGCCGGAATGGCGGGCATCTTCACCTTTTCCCTCGCCTGGGTCGACCTCGATCAGGCAATCGCCGCCTGCAGCTTCGCGACCAGAGGCCGCGTTTTCCTGGCCGACCACTGGCCGGCTGTATTCGGGCATCGTTTTCGGCCGCGCATCATCGCCGCCCTGCGCTCCAGCCTGCTCACCCACCGGGAGGACTGCCCGTGAACATCGTCTACTACTGTTTTGCCGGCGCCCACGCTTCCGTCGTCGCCAGCGCCATCCACTGCGGT is a window of Selenomonadales bacterium 4137-cl DNA encoding:
- a CDS encoding LytTR family DNA-binding domain-containing protein; protein product: MTAAIIRAMVIDDEEPARSELRYLLEQHPDVCIVYETGTFQDALAALRQTRPHLVFLDIEMPGMNGIILAEKIQEILQPLIVFATAHEEFAHKAFELNAADYLLKPFAPKRVAQCIEKVRSLLSTRAPVPVIGKTGGDLPHPGACRQKLAIEQNGKAQIINTADIIAATSSEGQITIYCAAKTYQVNMTLQDLQARLDESQFFRSHRGYLVNIEKIREVIPWFNGTYNLVMDGLASVEIPVSRQQAPKLKKMFGL
- a CDS encoding carbon starvation protein A encodes the protein MTLFLIAVVIFVVAYKTYGAYQKKIYELDDTRETPAQCMFDGMDYCPAHPAVLLGHHFSSIAGAGPIVGPIAASAMFGWLPAYIWVLIGSVFFGGVHDMGAVVASIRHRGMSIGEVVSQWIGKKGKRLFLCFTWLALTLVIAVFLELAAQTFAADPAVAFSGILYILLAMIFGVAIYRFGISLKVASIIMVPIILGAVFFGSYNPWVQSAFKLGIDTWRWILVVYIFGASVLPVWLLLQPRDYLASYLLYFSLFIGAVGMLFGSQFDIKLPAFKGFTNAGGEFLWPLLFVTVACGAISGFHSLVGSGTTSKQLRRESDAVAIGYGSMLVEGLVAVIAIGTIMIAGGMLKGGPTVVYGAGLGKFSALIGIDPRVGTSLGLLALNSFILTSLDTATRLARYQLQEFFDMKLDRYTATAIGVAVAIGLIFWKTGNTPAWKLIWPVFGASNQLVAALSLMTIGVWVMKGLKKSANFVMIPMVFMLVTTVAALFLLIKANLTNPIICGISVLLLVLSILLVKETWSVLSKKDEIPTKQA
- a CDS encoding carbon starvation protein A, whose protein sequence is MTLFLIAVVVFVVAYKTYGAYQKKIYELDDTRETPAQCMFDGMDYCPAHPAVLLGHHFSSIAGAGPIVGPIAASAMFGWLPAYIWVLVGSVFFGGVHDMGAVVASIRHRGLSIGEVVSQWIGKKGKRLFLCFTWLALTLVIAVFLELAAQTFAADPAVAFSGILYIFLAMIFGVAIYRYGVSLKVASVIMVPIILGAVFFGSYNPWVQSAFKMGIDTWRWILVVYIFAASVLPVWLLLQPRDYLASYLLYFSLFIGAVGMLFGSQFDVKLPAFTGFTNAGGEFLWPLLFVTVACGAISGFHALVGSGTTAKQLRKESDAVLIGYGSMLTEGLVAVIAIGTIMIAGGMLKGGPTVVYGAGLGKFSALIGIDPRVGTSLGLLALNSFILTSLDTATRLARYQLQEFFDMKLDRYTATAIGVAVAMGLIFWKTGNKPVWLLIWPVFGASNQLVAALSLMTVGVWVMKGLKKSANFVMIPMVFMLVTTVAALFLLIKANLTNPIICGISVLLLVLAVLLVKETWSVLSKKDQTPTTPA
- a CDS encoding carbon starvation protein A, which encodes MNSIWLLIAAACAFVLAYRYYGAFIAAKVLMLNDANVTPSHRCNDGREYVPTNKWVLFGHHFAAIAGAGPLVGPVLASQYGWGPGFAWILLGSIFAGAVHDFIILFASVRHNGQGLATIARKEVGPITGFTTSIAILFIIVLAMAGLGIVVVFAMMKNPWGAFTLFMTIPIAIVIGLYMFKIAPGSIRSGSVVGFLLVLGAVFAGHWVMPGQAWGGLAPYFTLTREQVSIALPVYGFIAAVLPVWLLLAPRDYLSSYMKIGTVLALALGILIVQPTVNMPITTPFTAGGGPIIPGPVWPFVFITIACGAISGFHALISSGTTPKMIEMESQAMFIGYGSMLVEGFVAMMALISAVVMYPGDFFAINTLAPVYAKVQAIFPTVEIKQLEELVGIQVMHRPGGAVSLAVGMAHIFSSIGGMKSLMSYWYQFALMFEALFILTTIDAGTRVGRYILQDVLGTYVYPPLKETGWWPGIFFTGALVSLSWGYLLYTGNVSTIWPMFGVANQLLAVIALALGTTIILKLAKNKTYALITIAPLAFLSVTVISAGAMNIGNYLKLGTFNGNLMAALSIVLIVMVAIIILDSLRVWLRLFGTAKPEGMNTDTPVVCQFGETRPNIPS